In Populus nigra chromosome 1, ddPopNigr1.1, whole genome shotgun sequence, one genomic interval encodes:
- the LOC133681040 gene encoding uncharacterized protein LOC133681040, producing MEEMGSEKRRLVVIGGGIAGSLLAKSLQFHADVTFIDPKEYFEITWANLRTMVEPSFGERSVINHRDYYTNGRIVTSTAIGITETEVLTADDFSIPYDYLVIATGHRDPVPKTRMERLKEYQAENEKIKSAQSVLIVGGGPTGVELAGEISVDFPEKHVTLVHSGSRLLEFIGPKASDKTLQWLTSKRVDVKLEQRVDLNSVTDSNGSKIYHTTAGESIRADCHFLCTGKPLGSGWLEGTILKSNLDSRGRLMVDEHLRVKGRKNIFAIGDITDVPEIKQGYLAQKHALVAAANLKLLMSGGKERKMSSYKPGSTTAIVSLGRRDAVAQFPYTTLIGIVPGMIKSRDLFVGKTRKQRGLQPH from the exons ATGGAAGAAATGGGTTCAGAGAAGAGGAGGTTGGTGGTGATTGGAGGAGGTATTGCTGGTTCCTTGCTTGCCAAATCTCTCCAATTTCATGCTGATGTCACCTTTATTGACCC GAAGGAGTATTTTGAGATCACATGGGCAAACTTGAGAACAATGGTGGAGCCATCATTTGGGGAGAGATCAGTGATCAATCACAGAGATTACTACACGAATGGCCGTATTGTTACATCTACTGCAATTGGCATTACTGAAACGGAAGTATTGACAGCAGATGACTTTTCCATTCCCTATGACTATCTTGTCATTGCCACAGGCCACAGGGATCCTGTCCCGAAAACTAGGATGGAAAGACTTAAGGAATACCAAGCAG aaaatgaaaagattaagTCTGCTCAGTCTGTTTTGATTGTTGGAGGGGGTCCTACTGGTGTTGAGCTTGCTGGAGAGATTTCTGTTGATTTCCCAGAAAAACATGTTACCCTGGTGCATAGTGGATCAAGGTTGCTGGAATTTATTGGCCCAAAAGCTTCTGATAAGACACTGCAATGGCTGACATCGAAGAGAGTTGATGTGAAATTGGAGCAGAGAGTTGATTTGAACTCTGTTACAGATAGTAATGGTAGCAAAATATATCACACCACAGCTGGAGAAAGTATCAGAGCAGATTGCCATTTCCTATGCACCGGGAAACCACTGGGTTCAGGATGGCTCGAGGGCACTATTTTGAAGAGTAACCTGGATAGTCGGGGAAGGTTGATGGTTGATGAGCATTTGAGGGTCAAAGGTCGAAAAAATATATTCGCAATTGGAGATATTACTGATGTTCCA GAAATCAAACAAGGGTACTTGGCGCAAAAACATGCTTTGGTGGCAGCTGCGAATCTGAAGCTATTGATGTCTGGAGGCAAAGAACGAAAGATGTCCTCTTATAAACCAGGTTCAACTACGGCAATTGTTTCGCTGGGCAGAAGGGATGCTGTAGCACAATTTCCATACACAACCCTCATTGGCATTGTTCCTGGTATGATCAAATCCAGAGACTTGTTTGTGGGGAAAACAAGGAAGCAAAGGGGTCTACAACCTCATTAA